tatttttcttaaaattttttgttgtgctGCTTCAAGATttcttgaacaatttaatttacatattctAAATCGtccaaattataacaaatattatttaaattgtgcgtagtcatgttaaaagaagtaataagTAATAGCCTGTGCTagcaaatacatttttcttttaaaatttcaataatttattttcctgAGTGATTTTGAGaagaagctatgaccaattatgtaccgatcgccatgaaattaagacgcctaatttatttctgtatgaaactaatttgtgttgaattctgtcgggataccaacacttttagaagttaaagtaatttttaggtgtgggccctatatgggagctatggtgaaTAATGAAACGATTCACACTCAATTTTTAGGTgtgacatatttatgattgtagtgtaattaaataatattcatccTCTGGGTTATGTTATAACagcattaatattattttaatttaactattaattttgaaacgaatccaaatagaatttctcaaatatttaaaatttggtaggttgtggtagattttggtatttttaatcagaaatttggtaggaaaaattttttatgagtggcaacgctgcttTCTACACAAACTTTACCTCTCTTTATTATTCtctgtgtattttttgtttttgcactcTCCTTTTTTTGTGCGAATAGTTAAAAAAATCCATAAGATGTACTTTACTAATAGACCCgtataaatattgtttgtattgtaaacttttaattcaagttttttattttgcaattaataaaatccttttttatttgtttacttttttgtgtAGACACACTCACTCAATGCTTTTCTTCTTACCTTGTTTAGTtagattgttttatttaaatttttatcttaaaacaCTTTACTTTTGTAACACTCATTCAAATGTAGCACGAGCAGAGATCTGCGCCGACTAAATTTCACGGCGCCGACGTCGGCTGATTCCAAAAACGGTCGGCGGCGGCAAAaagcaaattttaaaacaataaaaatgtaaaaactgaaatttcgaaaattttataaaattaataggGAACTTTTATCAAAAACGGCGGCTATTTTCAAGCCGATTTAAGCTGAAAAAATTTCGGCGTCGGCGGCTTTTATAATTTATGTGAGGCTCGGCCGGCTTACAGCCGTTCGGCGCaggcaaggcgtatttaacaaggtgacagcagtggcgaattgaaataaatacaggcgaattcacttattttttatatatagagtttgacatacgggcgtactagcggatattttttatatctgtagtttgacatttgtgcgtgctatttctataatcagctgtgctgtcgatggcaccttattaaatgctcCTTGGGCGCAGGTCTCTGAGCACGGGTACTGTAAATGAATACAACCACTTTGCCAAGGTGTCATCgggagcacagctgattatagaaataacaCGCAATAATGTCAAACTACACATATAAAAAATCTTCAACTGGACGCATTTAtttcaaactccatataaaaaattagtgaattcgcctgtatttatttcaattcggttttcggttttgggcgGGATTGTATAAATGGGCGTGGGggtacaaagtaaatagtttttttttcgaatatctgccGAATTATAATTGTGACaatattaaaagtttataaGAATCGATTTCATATCGCTACATGAAGTTTAACTGAAAATGGGACGGATAGGATATGAACagccatacaaaataaatagttattttcaaatatctggagaactataagtcttcaaactttgtccgaatagcatTCTACAGTTTGACTTAAAATGAGCACTATTGAACTAGTGGGCGTGTCACCTCACATACAATGTAAATGgtttattttgaatatctgaagaactataattgcaaaagtatttaaacttgaGTCGCCTATAtggagtttagctaaaaatggtCGGGATGGGAAAAGTGTGTGGACCCTCCCATGCCAAGTGCATACTCAATTTTCAATATCTTAATAACTAAAACTGCGAGATTTTTAAACTTTGtccgaaacattttttttataattttacgtaAATTGTCTCAAAATATCTGGTGAGCTGTATTAGAGAAAGCCGTACAATTTTAAAGGATTTATTTCTTTACCCTGGGGgaacaaagtatacagaggcgacacggcaaaaaaatatatttgtctctttcgctcgaaataatttcaactggtttggttttgtgcttctttatatagttgtttgttttaacgcactatctgtattaaaccgcaaatttgttttctctttctatcgaaacaatttcaaaaaaagctgattttagtgtttttgaactgtcagatttgacgcctctgtatactttgtgctgGGGGGCTATTATTTAACTCCTTTCGAAAAGAAATTTGTTCGAATTTGTATACTTTATACATTGTAtttcgaaagtggaattaattccgtagtttgcttcttcagaaaaagtaaaacgaaaatatctttcggaatgaaaccactttcaattttcaaagtggaattgatatttctttgtaattatttgtttttctaaaatgtttaatcaatttctgtaccaaaaaaaTACCGATTAGGATTGTCCTTGTATTTATTGAGAAAATCTGAAAtgtgaataattttaatttcgttagtttttttatattttattttcaaattatatgtaagtatttatgttgcTAAAAAAATGCCATTTAACACAATTAATATCATTGAATAGTATTAAataatcaatttatttatataattattacattaatattacttaaattaacttaaatttagGTGGTTGATCAATAATCGTaggactttttcaaaaagttattttgttcgaaaaatgtttaaagaaagaCAGATAGACACTGGGATGAGAAGATATTTTAAGTacgaataaatttgttaaaacatgCAGGTTTTACAGGAAACCGTTGCCCCGTACTCAAGTTTTCTAATtagtattatttttcttattagaAACGGTAAaacctaaaataaatattagaaaattaaaatagaaaaagtttagatgttaaaatatttaaattttttttaaaaaaaaactatttatcgCTACCTGGCGATAGTTAACCCgaatattcttttttaaattctgcttttaaaaatactttttgaaaaagtctgttcatatttatgaaaatatgtatgttttattttttccttgttgtattaatatcactcatacataaataaatatgtttaatagtATTAAATAGTttactttaaacaaaattaaatacaacaaaCAGTCATACGTGccttaattattaattaaattagtgtTTGAAAATGAGATTTGTTATAAcattaaaaagaaagaaagccCAATAAACATTAAGACAGCAATTTTTACtacaaagaaaaacattaaagcagaaataatattaaaaacaactgacttactaaaataaaaaaaaagatctacattaaataaattacagCACAATAAAATCGTcaagttaaaaacaaataaaaaaacatttttggtatTAAGTAAACTCCAAGTCATTGTAAGTCAGTCAATATTAGTTAAAACaagagaaaaaagtaaaaaaaaaaagtaaaataaattcaattattcgAAATGAAATCAACTATGTCTTTGTAAAATAAATGCCAATGAATCCATGGGGCAAAGGGTTATATCTTCGTCAAATTTCTGGGAGGACAAATGTTTAAGGAATGTTAAAGTCGTCTTATAAACCGCTGAAACATTGTGGGAGCCCCACTGCAACAGATGATGTAAATTTAACTAgatacagaaaaacataaatttgttaatatatagttttaatagagtttaagataattttgaatttacctCGCCAGTATTTTGAGCCTGAAGACCAGAGCATTGCAGTAAATTAGTTCGATGTACTATTAGACCTGTGTTCTGTTGCATATGCGGTTTACGATCTCTGGCCACGGCCGGTATAGTACTTGAGGCTGGCAAATCTCTCATTACTACTATTTCCATATCTTCACCCAATGCCGTGTGTGAGGAACCAAATTCTGGCATTACACCCAACCAGTCGTTTTCGGTAAATATAAACTTATCAATGGGATCTAATATGGACTTTAAGTTGCGAAAAGCGGGTAATGTTAAAATACCCGAAGGATGATTATCGGCCAATTTCTCACAGTTATCGATTCTCTCCAGCAGTACACGGAAGATATGCATAACTGGTTGATTGTCCAAAACGCCCTGACCTAAGCCACGCTCATCGTCGTGAGTTAAGCGACGATCTTGCATTAGTTCCACTTCACCTTCGGCCAACGAAGAGCCACCCAAAGGCTGGGCCGAAACTACTGTAAAACGTAAAGTATCATCTTCTATATACATCGCAGAGGGTATGGGATAGTAGTTGCCCTGTAGAGGAATCTTAGCAAATCGCTGACGTTTAATTAGTTGTAAACCATTGAGATCCGTATAGAAGGTATCACCATTGTGAATGCGTGTCTGAAATCGCATTACAACTTCCGTATCATCCATATCGGTAATGTCAATGTTATTGCGAATTTCGGGTGCTTCACCATCACGCAGTATCGTATGATGTACCCCAAAGGGTAGACCAACGCTTACAGAAGATTCCAAGGGACCTTTAGTAACTAAAACCACTGGCAGTTGGGCATTAGTTATGAGGGAGGCAAAACCATTTGGCAGGAAAAGATAAGCACCCGAGTGTTCTCCCTTGTGACGTACaccatatttgaaaaattgtacTCTTACGGGTGTATGTTGCTCCGATTCTTTTATTTGTATGGATTTCATCAAACCTTCAGAGCTGAAAGCAACCGTGGGTCCTGAGCCGACTTTTAGGGATATTTCCCGATGTTCACCGAACTTTACCTCTTTAGGATAATCACCCAGCTGAGTGGTAATAGGATTTTTAGTCAATATGAGATTCGATGCAAAGGTAATGTAGCTTAagaggaaaaattaaaaaaaaaataatgaataatgagCAGTTTGCTAtataaattacatatgtatctataaCCGAGCTTGAGATCTTGTTCTATTAAGTCAATCTTCATAGAAATATGTATACTCACTTAGGTTTTATAGTTTCGGGAGTTTCAACTTTCACAACATACGTTGACAATCCCAGCGGCGGTACTTTTGCTTTGAATATCAACCTATATTTTGTGGTAGAAGCTTGTGGTGTGATGGTATTAGTAAACGTATGTTTATGCCAAGTCCATACCGGACTAATTTGTATATCCACAGGATTATTGTTAAAATCAGCAACACTAACGTAAGGGGAGGCCACATAGAAATCTACAACGTCCTCTCGCCATTGCGGCAATGAATTGTGGAATACCAAATGTTTTTGGGGCAATTCTTCGCCCAAAATAATTGTGGTGCGACTGTCATCCGGTCCAGGCCAGCGAGAATCATCCATaaagaaataattgaaattgttGTCTGCATTGTAAATCTAAAAGACAAATTTTATTCGGTTTTCCTCAGTTAGTATATTTGCAGTAAGAAACTCAATCCAAgataattatttttgatttgtaaatctagtttttaataaagtacctttttgataaaaatgcatttttaaaaaaaagtacctttttgaaaaaagtactttcttgaaaaaaataacttttgaaaaaaaaaacttttggaaaaaagtacgtttttgaAAAGagttcctttttaaaaaagtactttacttAAAATAGTACCTTTCTGATAAAAAGtatctttttgaaaaaagtacctttttaataagtttctttttaatataacttttttataaagacctttttaataaaaaatatttttttttactcacgGAAGGTTTTGTCAATAACTTGTAAACTGCCTGTTGCATAACAAATCGACATGATTTTATGGCATCCAACATACGTCTGTTATAATCTTCAACAACATGTGTTTTGGCCGTGCCCGTTATGCCATCATGATGTTGAAACAGGGACAATTGCCTTCTGGCCTCCTGTAACATTTCGTCAAACTTGGTGCTGACATCCCAATTATCCCAAGAACTCAATATTTCCGCTGAACGAATGTAGTGCATTAAAACGCGATCCATACGTTTGTGATAGGGACGTGAGGTGTAGTAACCACTCCAATAGTTATCATTACGATCGGCATATGTAAAGAAATCACCACTTAAAGATGGAAAATCACGATGTTTTTCCTTCTGTTCCTGATGTACAGCATCGAAATATTCCTGTAGTGTGCCGAATTTAGcctcaacaaaatatttacgtTCGGCATTAATATGATTGAAGAGATTCTCATAGTTTACACGCTGTACCTCCCATTCGGTACTTTGGCTGTAGCGAAAATCATCGCCAAGTGGAAATAGCACAACATTAGTgcgataaagttcagcttttttctTCCACTGATCGATTAGAAGTTCAGCTCTGTTAACATAAGAgaaatcatataaatatttcatatttagtcatttttattaacaaattaccTTTGAGCAACATTGCGATCATCTATAGTTTGTGGTGGTACTCTCCAGGGACACATTAAACCAAAATTGGGAACTCGTTTGAAATCAAATTGACAACATATTTTTGGATCGGGACCACATGAATGGGGAATATCATACGAATAAAAGGGCATCATATGAGTAAATAAGTCGGTACTGCCTGTGTCATCTAACATAAGAAATAAACATATATTAATAACTATTAAACTTTGCTTTTTGTTTACCCTATATTTACTTACCCCACAATTGCCTCCAGTAGAACTCTAAATTACGCTTTAAAGCCAATTCCTTTTTCACCGAATAATGAGTTCTTTGTATAAGGGCATTATTAAAACCAGATTTCTTTAATATATACGGCATAGAAGCACTATGACCGAAGGGATCAATGGACCAGGAGGCAGTGGGTGTAACATTAAGATATTTCTTTAACCAATGTTGACCTTCCGTCAACTgcagtaaaatattatgccAATGTGAATTGGCCTCGTCTGGCATAACCCAACCACCGGTAACAAATTCCAGCTGACCATTTGCCACCAATCTGAAAAGCAAAtcgtttgttttatatataaagtagtttattttttattttacgctTACTTTTTTACTTCCTGTTTGTTGGAATCTCCCAAGTCTTCgtagaatttcgaaaaataggaaatttctgcccatataaatttcatttcggGATTTTCACGCAAATGTCTCAAAGCATTCGATAGTATATGTTTGGTTTCATGATCATAATAGTCATCGAATGTTTTGATCCAGCCCGGATCATTGTGTGAATGCGGAACCACAAACACTTTTAGCTTATGATGATCGTTGTATTGCAGAGGGTCGTATTTTATATTCCAACCTTGTTTCCAGACACCACCGTCAATATTGTCAAACTTCATTTTACTATACATGTCTAGCATCTGCAAAAAAGTAAGATTTATACCAATATAAATTTTCTCGTCAAAACTTAAGTGGAACGTATTGGTACAAAATTCCGTACAACTGATAggtgtaaaatatatttaaagacaatagcaaaacatatttgaaaaatattcacattttaggaggttgtctcacattttggtccataactctggttctacttAATCGATTTTATCCGTAttcaataccaaatatttctgatcaacaaagaatatttaaaaaattatacctGAATATTTGGTTGCGGCACTTGTTGTGGATCAAAATCACACGTATCATCTTTATTGTCACTTATCATATTCTCTTCAATCTTCAACGCATCTCCTTCATCTTTATGCTTGATCAAATCTGCAGATTTCTTTAAATGTTCAGTTTGTCTTTGTGGCTTTTCACCAACattattttccaatttgtttGTTTCCACCAATTTGGGCAGATccattttttgctttaatgcCTCAATTGTATCGAGATTCATGAAATTAGGCTTTTTATCCTCGGCCGGTGCCGCATAATTGATAAGGAAATACACCGCCAAGAAAATTGCCACGAAAACGGCACACAGTACTAGGGCAAAACGCCGACGTATTCGTAACATTTTAACgcactttttattatttaactaaatactatgcacttatttatttaaacaatatgtTTACAATGCCAATTAATAATATGGAAATTCCTATACGTGGAAAAAGTTAGTAAAAATATATTCGAGTCAGATTCTTTTCATTTTTCTCTCCAcgaaatacaattttgttgttACAATAAAATCAATGCAAAACAATGTTTGCAATACATTAATCTAAACAAAAACGTtgaaagggaaatttttatatagaaatgtttTATTAGTTAGAGAACTTGCAAATTCTGTTTTGATTTTCTGAACAATTGGTATtagttaaaagttataaaattaattaaattaaacatattaaaactttcttaaaatgtaaaaaataaaaaaaaatcagtattaaTTTCGgccgttttttattttaaactaaataaagaaGAATAGGCAATCCTGTgtattgtttatgtttttatttaaacattcacAGTGAAACGATAGCAGCTTAATAACCAAAACATCTCATTTTTGTGCAATTATTGTATAATTggtgaacattttaaaaacattaaattaaaatgaaattacaaagACTTTATAATCTATGTAGACAACAAAGCAATTCCATACGATGTTTAAGCAATTGTCGGAGTCACAGTACCTCTGCTAAACCCTCTAGCAGAGAAACTTTTTTAGAACGTGTGTCTGCGGGTCCTGGTTTGcaagaattttttaatgtaaaacctAAATTGAACTCACCATTACAAAGTGCAGCACAACAGGAAGAAGAATTAATACCTTATTTACCTTTAGAAAGCTACCAAGGCCAAGGACGTAAAGtacattttgaaatatatgGCTGTCAAATGAATACCAATGACACCGAGGTGGTGTGGTCTATTATGAAGGCTAACGGTTATACCAAGTCCCAGGATATTAAAGATGCCGATGTTGTAATGATAGTGACATGTGCAGTAAGAGAGGGAGCTGAAACCAAGATATGGAATcgtttaaatcatttaaaagccTTAAAAGAAAAAAGATCGGCGAAAAAAGGCCCATTGCAAATCACAGTACTGGGCTGCATGGCGGAGAGACTGAAACAGAAATTAttggaaaaagaaaaatgtgtagATGTGGTAGCTGGACCAGATAGCTATAAAGATCTACCTAGGTTATTGGCTATTTCCCGACACTATCAACAGTCTGCAATTAATGTTATTTTAAGTTTAGATGAAACATACGGCGATGTTATGCCGGTGAGACTAAACACTGATTCACCCACAGCTTTTGTATCCATTATGAGAGGTTGTGATAATATGTGCACTTATTGTATAGTACCTTTTACCAGGGGCAGAGAACGTTCGCGAGATGTAGAGTCCATAAAGCAAGAAGTCTTACATTTAAGAGATAATGGTGTTAAAGAAGTTACATTATTGGGCCaaaatgtcaatagttataGAGATATTTCTAAAGAAATGGATGCAAATGTTAAGACAGCCCCTGGCTTCAAAACTGTTTATAAACCCAAAAAAGGAGGTCTCCCATTTTCAGTGCTGCTACAAGAAGTAGCCGAAGCTGTGCCTGAAGTTCGCATACGTTTTACATCTCCACACCCCAAGGACTTTTCCGAAGATGTTTTACGTGTTATAAGAGATTACccaaatgtatgtaaaaatttaCACTTACCAGCACAATCTGGTAACGATAAAGTACTAGAACGCATGCGTCGCGGCTATACCAGAGATGCCTATTTGCAGTTGGTAGCAACTATACGTGAATATTTACCCGACGTAGGATTATCTAGTGACTTCATTTGTGGTTTTTGTGGAGAAACCGAAGAAGAATTTGAAGATACTGTTACACTCATTGAACAAGTGCGCTATAATGTTGCTTTCCTGTTTGCCTATAGTATGAGAGAAAAAACTACAGCCCATCGCCGATATAAAGATGATGTACCACTTAATGTAAAAACCGAAAGACTGCAGAGAATGGTTAAGGCTTTTCGGCAAGGCGCCAC
The nucleotide sequence above comes from Calliphora vicina chromosome 1, idCalVici1.1, whole genome shotgun sequence. Encoded proteins:
- the alpha-Man-IIa gene encoding alpha-mannosidase 2, translated to MLRIRRRFALVLCAVFVAIFLAVYFLINYAAPAEDKKPNFMNLDTIEALKQKMDLPKLVETNKLENNVGEKPQRQTEHLKKSADLIKHKDEGDALKIEENMISDNKDDTCDFDPQQVPQPNIQMLDMYSKMKFDNIDGGVWKQGWNIKYDPLQYNDHHKLKVFVVPHSHNDPGWIKTFDDYYDHETKHILSNALRHLRENPEMKFIWAEISYFSKFYEDLGDSNKQEVKKLVANGQLEFVTGGWVMPDEANSHWHNILLQLTEGQHWLKKYLNVTPTASWSIDPFGHSASMPYILKKSGFNNALIQRTHYSVKKELALKRNLEFYWRQLWDDTGSTDLFTHMMPFYSYDIPHSCGPDPKICCQFDFKRVPNFGLMCPWRVPPQTIDDRNVAQRAELLIDQWKKKAELYRTNVVLFPLGDDFRYSQSTEWEVQRVNYENLFNHINAERKYFVEAKFGTLQEYFDAVHQEQKEKHRDFPSLSGDFFTYADRNDNYWSGYYTSRPYHKRMDRVLMHYIRSAEILSSWDNWDVSTKFDEMLQEARRQLSLFQHHDGITGTAKTHVVEDYNRRMLDAIKSCRFVMQQAVYKLLTKPSIYNADNNFNYFFMDDSRWPGPDDSRTTIILGEELPQKHLVFHNSLPQWREDVVDFYVASPYVSVADFNNNPVDIQISPVWTWHKHTFTNTITPQASTTKYRLIFKAKVPPLGLSTYVVKVETPETIKPNYITFASNLILTKNPITTQLGDYPKEVKFGEHREISLKVGSGPTVAFSSEGLMKSIQIKESEQHTPVRVQFFKYGVRHKGEHSGAYLFLPNGFASLITNAQLPVVLVTKGPLESSVSVGLPFGVHHTILRDGEAPEIRNNIDITDMDDTEVVMRFQTRIHNGDTFYTDLNGLQLIKRQRFAKIPLQGNYYPIPSAMYIEDDTLRFTVVSAQPLGGSSLAEGEVELMQDRRLTHDDERGLGQGVLDNQPVMHIFRVLLERIDNCEKLADNHPSGILTLPAFRNLKSILDPIDKFIFTENDWLGVMPEFGSSHTALGEDMEIVVMRDLPASSTIPAVARDRKPHMQQNTGLIVHRTNLLQCSGLQAQNTGELNLHHLLQWGSHNVSAVYKTTLTFLKHLSSQKFDEDITLCPMDSLAFILQRHS
- the LOC135964170 gene encoding CDK5RAP1-like protein, translated to MKLQRLYNLCRQQSNSIRCLSNCRSHSTSAKPSSRETFLERVSAGPGLQEFFNVKPKLNSPLQSAAQQEEELIPYLPLESYQGQGRKVHFEIYGCQMNTNDTEVVWSIMKANGYTKSQDIKDADVVMIVTCAVREGAETKIWNRLNHLKALKEKRSAKKGPLQITVLGCMAERLKQKLLEKEKCVDVVAGPDSYKDLPRLLAISRHYQQSAINVILSLDETYGDVMPVRLNTDSPTAFVSIMRGCDNMCTYCIVPFTRGRERSRDVESIKQEVLHLRDNGVKEVTLLGQNVNSYRDISKEMDANVKTAPGFKTVYKPKKGGLPFSVLLQEVAEAVPEVRIRFTSPHPKDFSEDVLRVIRDYPNVCKNLHLPAQSGNDKVLERMRRGYTRDAYLQLVATIREYLPDVGLSSDFICGFCGETEEEFEDTVTLIEQVRYNVAFLFAYSMREKTTAHRRYKDDVPLNVKTERLQRMVKAFRQGATELHKMYEGRQELILIEGKSKRSDDCVFGRNDANIKVIVPIKRLPLTSTENNSDTKGIVPGDFVVAHIEETNSQVLKGQPLYITNLQDFYAKV